The Engystomops pustulosus chromosome 9, aEngPut4.maternal, whole genome shotgun sequence genome includes a window with the following:
- the LOC140077757 gene encoding cytochrome P450 2G1-like — translation MDITWMGILILLFLFIYSTWDNFYRNRNLPPGPTPLPLIGTLLHITRGRLVESLMKLWDQYGSVYTLYFGSRPVVVLCGYETVKEALIDRGEEFGARGRFPVLERFTQGYGLSLANGERWKIMRIFTVKTLKSFGFGKKSNEWKIQKEAQCIVEEFRKFDGHPLDPTKKLMDAFSNVLCSIIFGNRFEYKDERFAKLLDIVAECFQLASSTWGQLQSILPSLMDHIPGPHHRIIQLCEELAEFIHERVKVSQKSLDPSSPRHFIDSFLIKMEEEKNVSDTEFYLRNLLVTTHNLFMAGTETVSTTMRYGLLILLKYPEVQAKIHEEIDRVIGCDRVPCFDDREQMPYTQAVIHEIQRFCDISPMNVPHMVTKNVSFRGFHIPKGTEIYPLLCTVHRDPKQFASPWKFNPNHFLEENGKFKRNDAMMAFSAGKRICPGENVARMELFIFLTTILQSFTLVSQTKLTEDDIAPKMQGFLNGPIDFELSFLPRSI, via the exons ATGGATATCACATGGATGGggatcctgatcctcttattCCTCTTCATCTACTCAACGTGGGACAACTTTTACAGAAACCGTAACCTTCCCCCTGGTCCTACTCCGCTGCCTCTCATAGGAACATTGCTGCATATAACAAGGGGAAGGCTGGTGGAGTCTCTCATGAAG ctttgggatcagtATGGGTCGGTATATACCTTATACTTTGGCTCACGACCAGTGGTCGTTCTCTGTGGATATGAGACTGTAAAGGAAGCTCTTATCGATCGAGGGGAAGAATTTGGGGCCAGAGGTCGGTTTCCTGTTCTGGAGAGATTTACTCAAGGCTACG GACTTAGTCTGGCGAATGGTGAAAGGTGGAAAATCATGCGAATCTTCACAGTGAAAACACTCAAGAGTTTTGGATTTGGGAAGAAAAGCAATGAGTGGAAAATACAAAAGGAAGCTCAGTGCATTGTGGAGGAATTTAGAAAGTTTGATG GTCACCCCTTAGATCCAACCAAGAAGCTGATGGATGCCTTTTCTAATGTTCTTTGTTCGATTATATTTGGGAATCGTTTTGAGTACAAGGATGAGCGGTTCGCCAAGCTACTTGACATTGTGGCTGAATGTTTCCAACTTGCAAGCTCTACCTGGGGACAG CTGCAGAGCATTCTCCCTTCATTAATGGACCACATTCCTGGACCTCATCATAGGATTATCCAACTTTGTGAGGAATTGGCTGAATTTATCCATGAGAGGGTGAAGGTCAGCCAGAAGTCTCTGGATCCCAGCTCACCCAGACATTTCATTGACAGCTTCCTCATCAAAATGGAAGAG GAGAAAAATGTTTCCGATACTGAATTTTATTTAAGAAATCTCCTAGTAACAACCCATAACCTGTTTATGGCGGGTACAGAGACTGTGAGCACCACAATGAGATATGGACTGCTTATCTTACTGAAGTATCCTGAAGTTCAAG CTAAAATCCATGAGGAGATTGATCGAGTGATTGGATGTGATCGGGTCCCGTGTTTTGATGACCGGGAACAAATGCCTTACACACAGGCAGTAATCCATGAAATCCAGAGATTTTGTGATATTTCACCTATGAATGTTCCACACATGGTAACAAAAAACGTCAGTTTCAGGGGATTTCACATCCCAAAG GGAACAGAAATTTACCCCTTACTCTGCACCGTTCATCGAGACCCCAAACAATTTGCTTCTCCGTGGAAGTTTAATCCAAACCATTTCTTGGAGGAGAATGGGAAGTTTAAGAGGAACGATGCGATGATGGCGTTCTCAGCAG gaaAGAGGATCTGTCCCGGAGAGAATGTGGCCCGAATGGAACTTTTTATCTTTCTTACCACCATCCTGCAAAGCTTTACGTTGGTTTCCCAGACTAAACTCACTGAAGATGATATTGCTCCGAAAATGCAAGGGTTCTTGAATGGCCCAATTGACTTTGAGCTTTCATTTCTACCTAGATCCATATGA